The Xiphophorus hellerii strain 12219 chromosome 5, Xiphophorus_hellerii-4.1, whole genome shotgun sequence genome window below encodes:
- the znf330 gene encoding zinc finger protein 330 → MPKKKTGARKKAENRKEREKQIRANREHVEVAKHPCNVNMECDKCQRKQKNRAFCYFCNSVQKLPVCAQCGKTKCMKASDCVIKHPGIHSTGMAMVGAVCDFCEAWVCHGRKCLSTHACSCPLADADCIECERGVWDHGGRIFRCSFCRNFLCEDDQFEHQASCQILQAETFKCVSCNRLGQHSCLRCKACYCDDHAKSKVFKQEKGKAPPCPKCGHETQETKDLSMSTRTLKFGRQAGGDDDDDYEGASGYDAYWKNLAAGGSRQDDYGDDDDDDDEEEEEDDGYEEDDEEEEDEGEEEDETASESLAELKIDGTAA, encoded by the exons ATGCCCAAAAAGAAAACCGGAGCCAGGAAAAAGGCGGAGAACCGCAAAGAGCGAGAGAAACAGATCCGAGCCAACAGGGAGCATGTGGAAGTGGCCAAACACCCCTGCAACGTGAACATG gaaTGTGACAAATGTCAGCG GAAGCAGAAGAACAGGGCATTCTGCTACTTCTGTAACTCTGTGCAGAAGCTGCCTGTCTGCGCTCAGTGTG gtAAAACTAAGTGCATGAAGGCTTCAGATTGTGTTATCAAGCATCCAGGGATCCACAGCACAGGAATGGCCATGGTG GGGGCAGTGTGTGACTTCTGTGAAGCCTGGGTCTGCCACGGTAGGAAATGTCTGAGCACCCACGCCTGCTCGTGTCCTCTGGCCGACGCCGACTGCATCGAGTGCGAGCGTGGAGTCTGGGATCACG GAGGTCGGATTTTCCGCTGTTCCTTCTGTCGGAATTTTTTATGTGAGGATGATCAATTTGAGCACCAGGCCAGCTGTCAAATCCTACAGGCAGAAACCTTTAAAT GTGTTTCCTGTAACAGACTGGGACAACACTCGTGCCTGCGCTGTAAG GCCTGTTACTGTGACGACCATGCCAAGAGTAAAGTGTTCAAACAGGAGAAAGGCAAGGCTCCACCTTGTCCGAAGTGCGGCCATGAGACCCAGGAGACTAAAGACCTCAGCATGTCCA CTCGCACCTTGAAGTTCGGTCGGCAGGCCGGcggcgacgacgacgacgactaCGAGGGCGCGTCCGGGTACGACGCCTACTGGAAGAACCTGGCAGCTGGAGGAAGCCGACAAGACGACTATGGcgatgatgatgacgacgacgatgaggaggaagaggaggatgacgGGTATGAGGAGGATGAcgaagaggaagaagatgaaggtgaagaggaggatgaaacTGCTTCGGAGTCTCTGGCTGAGCTGAAGATAGATGGCACTGCAGCCTAA